From Betaproteobacteria bacterium, the proteins below share one genomic window:
- a CDS encoding acetyl-CoA carboxylase biotin carboxyl carrier protein subunit: MEKKFRITVDGKQYDVTVEDLTDSGNTIYPSPGSMSIPSPAAAAAPAAAATPAPAKPAAGSADVVSTLGGVVESVAVSMGQTVAQGDKVVIIEAMKMKTPMVAHKGGKITAIHVKPGEAVEAGQALVSIG, from the coding sequence ATGGAGAAGAAATTCCGGATCACGGTCGACGGCAAGCAGTACGACGTGACGGTCGAGGACCTGACCGACAGCGGGAACACGATCTATCCGTCCCCGGGCAGCATGTCCATCCCGTCACCCGCCGCTGCGGCGGCGCCCGCGGCCGCAGCGACTCCCGCACCCGCCAAGCCGGCAGCCGGAAGCGCCGATGTCGTCAGCACGCTGGGCGGTGTCGTCGAGTCGGTTGCCGTGTCGATGGGTCAGACCGTGGCCCAGGGCGACAAGGTCGTGATCATCGAGGCGATGAAGATGAAGACGCCGATGGTGGCGCACAAGGGCGGCAAGATCACCGCCATCCACGTCAAACCCGGTGAAGCTGTGGAGGCGGGTCAGGCACTGGTCAGCATCGGTTGA
- a CDS encoding sodium ion-translocating decarboxylase subunit beta translates to MEGVHLLDIFQGIATLVAADPKIFWGRIGLILLGFVLIYLGKKGVLEALLMIPMGLGMVAVNAGVMFFEGSKPGTLFVDPLIEGTDATMTILQIDWLQPIYTFMFSNGLIAVLVFMGIGVLLDVGFVMARPFQSMILALFAELGTVATFPIAVWLGMSEREAASVALIGGADGPMVLFASLILAKDLFVPITVVGYLYLGLTYGGYPYLIKMLIPERLRAIPMPMGDVKRITSGQKLVFAVVACTLLCLLFPVAAPLFLALFIGVAVRESGLLNFQNLLSETVLYGATFFLGLTLGILCEANTILSPVVLKLLLLGILALTLAAIGGIIGGYVMYFWYRGKFNPMIGVAGVSCVPTTAKIVQKMATAASPGVMIMPHALGANISGVITTAILTGIYVALLR, encoded by the coding sequence ATGGAAGGCGTTCATCTGCTCGATATCTTTCAGGGCATTGCCACCCTCGTCGCTGCTGATCCGAAGATCTTCTGGGGACGTATCGGCCTCATCCTGCTCGGCTTCGTGCTGATCTATCTCGGCAAGAAGGGCGTGCTGGAAGCGCTGCTGATGATCCCGATGGGTCTCGGCATGGTCGCCGTCAATGCCGGCGTGATGTTCTTCGAGGGCAGCAAGCCGGGCACGCTGTTCGTCGATCCGCTGATCGAGGGGACCGACGCGACCATGACCATCCTGCAGATCGACTGGCTGCAGCCGATCTACACCTTCATGTTCAGCAACGGTCTCATCGCCGTGCTCGTATTCATGGGCATCGGCGTGCTGCTCGACGTGGGCTTCGTGATGGCACGGCCGTTCCAGAGCATGATCCTCGCGCTCTTCGCCGAACTGGGCACGGTGGCCACCTTTCCCATCGCCGTCTGGCTCGGCATGAGCGAGCGCGAGGCGGCGTCTGTCGCTCTCATCGGCGGCGCTGATGGACCGATGGTGCTCTTCGCCTCCCTCATCCTTGCCAAGGATTTGTTCGTCCCCATTACCGTGGTGGGTTACCTGTACCTGGGGCTCACCTATGGCGGCTATCCCTATCTCATCAAGATGCTCATACCGGAACGCCTGCGCGCCATTCCGATGCCGATGGGCGACGTGAAGCGGATCACATCCGGGCAAAAGCTGGTGTTTGCGGTGGTTGCGTGCACCTTGTTGTGCCTGCTGTTTCCGGTCGCCGCCCCGCTCTTCCTCGCCCTTTTCATCGGTGTCGCGGTGCGCGAGAGCGGACTCCTGAATTTTCAGAACCTGCTGAGCGAGACCGTCCTCTACGGCGCCACTTTCTTCCTCGGACTGACGCTCGGCATCCTGTGCGAGGCGAACACGATATTGAGCCCGGTGGTGCTCAAGCTGCTGCTACTCGGCATCCTCGCGCTCACGCTCGCTGCGATCGGCGGGATCATCGGCGGCTACGTGATGTATTTCTGGTACCGCGGCAAGTTCAACCCCATGATCGGTGTGGCCGGAGTAAGCTGCGTGCCGACCACGGCGAAGATCGTGCAAAAGATGGCGACCGCCGCATCACCGGGGGTCATGATCATGCCTCACGCGCTGGGTGCGAACATCAGCGGCGTGATCACCACCGCGATCCTCACCGGCATTTACGTCGCGCTGCTGCGCTAA
- a CDS encoding bacterioferritin: MADIDKQAVAAVLDRILEHELAGVVRYTHFAFMIFGHSRIPIVSWFHKQADESLLHAREAGEMITLLGAHPSLRIGPLLDTHEHDIDTLLRTSLDSERAAVALYRELLDLVRDKSVLLEEYARRMIAGEEMHVGDVEKMLRRS; encoded by the coding sequence ATGGCTGACATCGACAAACAGGCTGTCGCGGCGGTGCTGGACAGGATTCTCGAGCACGAACTCGCCGGCGTCGTGCGCTATACGCACTTCGCCTTCATGATCTTCGGGCACAGTCGCATTCCCATCGTCTCGTGGTTCCACAAGCAGGCGGACGAATCGCTGCTGCACGCGCGCGAAGCCGGCGAGATGATCACCCTGCTCGGGGCGCATCCGTCGCTTCGCATCGGACCGCTGCTGGATACGCACGAGCACGACATCGACACGCTGCTGCGCACGTCGCTCGACAGCGAACGCGCAGCAGTCGCCCTCTACCGCGAGTTGCTCGATCTGGTGCGCGACAAGTCCGTGCTGCTCGAGGAGTACGCGCGCCGGATGATCGCCGGCGAAGAGATGCACGTCGGCGACGTGGAGAAGATGCTGCGCCGGTCTTGA